Proteins found in one Zea mays cultivar B73 chromosome 1, Zm-B73-REFERENCE-NAM-5.0, whole genome shotgun sequence genomic segment:
- the LOC100381517 gene encoding uncharacterized protein LOC100381517 codes for MAEPAGKARERRVSIEEVAKKLSLWHTATFRPILTHAELEPILCAAGFVALPSAPATHQKQDERPGVAWREYAFLGGGNASPAAAAPRRWLGPRPRLPYPRVDGLHLKTYQAFLGAVEAYLGAHRVSNLFHVRLMPVTSPHDRAFDKVFRPMRNCSPEEDGLIVYREGTLDDLTVETCSRHAATGDDGAAGHVIPGISCSDLGCLRKVDGNCLEEGCKSRRGTARGHDDDFFVVQLKDLFPSYY; via the exons ATGGCGGAGCCGGCCGGCAAGGCCCGGGAGCGGCGGGTGTCGATCGAGGAGGTGGCGAAGAAGCTGTCCCTGTGGCACACGGCCACGTTCCGGCCCATCCTGACCCACGCCGAGCTGGAGCCCATCCTGTGTGCGGCGGGCTTCGTGGCGCTGCCGTCGGCACCAGCGACGCATCAGAAGCAGGACGAGCGGCCCGGCGTGGCGTGGCGCGAGTACGCcttcctcggcggcggcaatgcgAGCCCTGCGGCGGCGGCCCCGCGGCGCTGGCTGGGCCCGCGCCCCCGCCTCCCGTACCCGCGCGTCGACGGCCTCCACCTCAAGACGTACCAGGCCTTCCTCGGCGCCGTCGAGGCCTACCTCGGCGCCCACCGCGTCTCCAACCTCTTCCACGTCAG GCTGATGCCGGTGACGAGCCCGCACGACCGCGCGTTCGACAAGGTGTTCCGGCCGATGCGGAACTGCAGCCCGGAGGAGGACGGGCTCATCGTGTACCGGGAGGGCACCCTGGACGACCTCACCGTGGAGACGTGCAGCCGCCACGCCGCCACCGGGGACGACGGCGCCGCCGGCCACGTCATCCCGGGGATCAGCTGCAGCGACCTCGGCTGCCTCCGCAAGGTGGACGGCAACTGCCTCGAGGAGGGATGCAAAAGCCGCCGCGGCACTGCCCGCGGCCATGACGACGACTTCTTCGTCGTCCAGCTCAAGGATCTTTTTCCCAGCTACTACTGA